The stretch of DNA CAAGCGAAGGTCAACCAGAAATTATTTTGGTCTATGGAAAAGCGCAATTATTGGCAGCCGATGGTGTACTCACTCCTTCAGCAGAACACAGCCTGAAAATGGCAAGCAGGTTAATGCCAGATAACCCGGAGCCTATGATGCTGATAGCAATGGGGCATATGCAAAATGGTGAAACCGATGCAGCACGCGAGATGTTCAAAAAATTATTACCACTGCTTCCCGAATCTGCACCGCTCAGACAGCGTTTAATGCAACAAATGCCAGAAGAATAACGTAGCTATTGCCATGTGATACAAAAACGATAAGGAGATGTCTCCTCGCCAGCGATCACTATGTTATCACCAAAATTCAGAGTCGCCTGATAGCTTTCTGAAGTATCTTTACCAATGGACATGCCATTAACAATAGTACCTGTACGGCTGCCACGATCACTGATATACAACCCCTCTGCGCCACGCTGAATGGCAAAATGGTTACGTGCAATAATGGCGTTATCTGCATCTTCCACAAATAAATTATTCCAGTCCAGCGGATTTGGTTCTACCCCTAATGGTAAGCCCCCAACCCTATATGGTAGGCTGGTGGTAGAAATGCCCTCTTTGGGCATGCGTAATTCCAAAAAAGACGACATGGGCGTTATAATCACCCGTGTGATTGGAGGAGTTTTTCTCCCCTCACCCGCAACATCAAACTGAGATTGTTTATTCATCAAGGTGGCTACGCTACGATTTGTCTCGCGAAGTCGCTCCATAAGGGCGCGCACAACCAAGATCACTTCTTCTGGCTGCTTCGTCATGTGGTTGATGAATAAGTCGCGGTGAATTTCGGTGACGGTTACATCCGTTGCGGCAGAGGCATATGCTGCTCGTGGCAACTCGCTAAGCACCCCCATTTCACCAAATATCTCTCCCTCGCCTAACGTTGCGAGAAGCAATGAGCCTTGTTTAATTTGACGGAATATCTCAACTTTGCCACTGCGTATAATATACGCTTTATCGCTTTCATCGCCTTCGCGAAAAATAATCTGTCCGGCAGAGATTTGACGTAGCGACACAAACGCCCCGCATTGAGGAATGAGATGGGATATGGGGCGAGTGACCGGGATTGAACCGGCGACCTCCAGAGCCACAATCTGGCGCTCTAACCAACTGAGCTACACCCGCCATAAATCTAGAGCTTTGTGTTTACCCAATTTCACTGCCATTGGTCAAGCATTATGCGACACAATATCAAAAACAATTCTCAATCTGCTTAATATTATAGCATGACGCTGCCTTGTTTTTAGGCAAAACAAAGCCATTTTAATCTGCTAAAAATACAAAAATATTCATAAACAACTACTTATGGTTTTGGCACGGTTTGTGCTGTATAGGGCACGTAATTTTATAAAAAAGGTACAGCCATGAAAAAGATAGAAGCAATCATAAAGCCTTTTAAACTGGATGAAGTGAAAGAAGCGCTGCAAGAGGTTGGCTTGCAAGGCATTACGATAACCGAAACCAAAGGCTTTGGCCGCCAAAAAGGCCATACCGAGCTTTATCGGGGCGCGGAGTATGTGGTGGATTTTTTACCAAAAATAAAACTTGAAATAATAGTCGAAGAGCAACTGGTAGAACGCACCGTAGAAGCTATTGTTAATGCCGCACGCACCGGTCGTATTGGTGACGGAAAAATCTTTATATCTCCCATCGAAGATGCAATTCGCATTCGCACAGGAGAGCGCGGAAAAGACGCTCTTTAAGTCATATTTAACCCCGTAATACAAATACTAATCTCGCTTACATAAAGGAAAGAAACTATGTCTGATTTAGGAAAAGTCTTTGAAATGATCAAAGAGCATGATGTCGAGTTTATCGATTTTCGCTTCACTGACCCCAAAGGAAAATGTCAACACACCACCTATTTTGCCAAAAAAGTCGATGAGAACACCTTTGAAGAAGGCGTGATGTTTGATGGATCCTCAATTGCCGGATGGAAAAGCATCAACGAATCCGACATGATTTTAATGCCGGACCCTGCCACTGCATTTATTGATCCTTTTTCAGCCGCACCTACACTAGCAATTTTTTGCGACGTGATCGAACCTAGTACTGGCCAAGGATATGGCCGCGACCCTCGCTCCACTGCTAAACGTGCCGAGGCCTATTTAAATTATACTGGCATTGCAGATACAGCATTCTTTGGCCCCGAGCTGGAATTTTTTGTGTTTGATGATGTGCGCTTCCGCGTAGAAATGAATGGCTGTAGCTATTCATTAGACTCTGAAGAAGGCCCATACAACAGCAACCGTGAATATGCTCAAGGCAATATGGGGCACCGTCCAGGGGTTAAGGGCGGATATTTTCCCGTTGCACCAGTCGATTCTGCGAGCGATATGCGCGGTGAAATGCTTAGCATTTTAGAAGATGTTGGTATCATTCCTGTATTGCATCACCATGAAGTTGCACCCTCTCAGCATGAGTTGGGCACAGAATTCAGTACCATGATTTCTACTGCAGATAACGTGCAAAAATACAAATATGTCATTCATAACGTTGCCCATGCCTATGGAAAAACCGCAACGTTCATGCCCAAACCAGTAAAAGGCGATAATGGATCGGGTATGCATGTTCATCAATCTTTATGGAAAGATAACAAGCCTTTATTCGCAGGCAATGGCTATGCAGATTTATCGGAAACCTGCTTGTATTATATTGGCGGCATTGTCAAACACGCAAAAGCACTGAATGCTTTTACCAATGCATCTACTAACAGCTATAAACGCCTGATCCCTGGATTTGAAGCACCTGTGTTGCTGGCTTATTCGGCGCGCAACCGCTCAGCATCCATCCGTATCCCGCATGTTGCCAGCCCCAAAGGCAAACGTATTGAGTGCCGCTTTCCAGATGCCACAGCCAACCCATATTTTGCCTTTGCTGCAATGATGATGGCAGGGCTGGATGGGATAGAAAATAAAATTCATCCAGGCGATGCAATGGATAAAAATCTTTATGATCTGCCACCAGAAGAATTGAAAGATGTGCCAACCGTTGCAGCTTCCTTACGTGAAGCATTGGATGCGCTCAGTGCAGATCGTGACTTTTTGAAAAAGGGCGATGTATTTACCGACGATCAGATAGATGCCTATATTGCACTGAAAATGGAGGAAGTTTACTCCCTCGAGCATACGCCACATCCGGTTGAGTTTAAGAATTACTATAGCGTTTAAAGCCAACTAACTTACGCCGCATTTAAACCGCCCCGCAAAATGGGGCGGTTTTTTTGCATAAAAAAAGCCGGATAACCGGCGCTTATCATGTGCAAAATATAATATTATGTTATGTAGATTTTCCTAGGGTCATCGCGTTGTTATGCAATATGGAAGCAATTTTCTCATCGCGTTGGCGCAATTGCTCTAAATCAGATTTTTGCATGATTCTATCCAGCGATAGATCGACAAAATCAACAAAAATACTAATCAATTTTTCTATGTGGCGCTTAATGCTATCAATGATTGGATTCACCGTAGCACAAATTGCCTCCATCGTTTGGCTATGAATAGCGGCTACGCGTGTGCTGTAGTCATGCATTGCGGCATACAGCTTACGAAATGCTGTTTCGATACGTCCGCGATGCATGGTTCCCATGCTGCTGTCTTCCCCTTCAGCCATACTTATGAACTCTTCGCTCAAGATATCAGTAGAAGATTCAAGCTGTTCAACAACAGGGTTCACAAGTTTAAAATGTGCGGCTTGCTGGCTTTCGGGCGACTGCATCGTATCCGAAATCAATTGCTCGGCCATGTCGTATAGCGCAACGACCTGAGCGTAAGATTCTTCCATTTGTTCTTTGCTATACGCATTCATATTATGTTTGCCTAACAGGTATATCCATAAATTCGCCTTCTTATTAATGCAAAACGCTTAATTTGTAAAGCAATCTGCAATCTTAGAGGCAATTAAAGATATATAATATCATATTTTTGAGTGAAAGATGTTACAAAATCATGATATTTACTTTTGCATCAATTGCATAATCCATTCATCGTCACGGTGGTTGCCTACCATAAAATGATATTCCTGAATTTTTTGAAAGCCATTGGCTGCGTAAAACTTCTGTGCTGCATAGTTTTCGGAATACACACCTACAAACACTTCGGAAGCATTTTTTTGTGCAAAATACCCTAAATTTTTTTGCATAAGCTTTGTGCCAATGCGCAAACGTTTTGCTTCTTCGCGCACATAAAGTCTGTGCAATTCATATGCATTGGGGGGCATGCTTGCAACAGGAAGCTTGCAGGGGGCGGACTTCGAAAAACCCAGCAATTTTCCATCATGTTCGGCTACCAAGATATAACAATCGGGTGCCAGAATTTCCTGTTTTTGCAACTCGGGCGCATACACACCATCCATAAAGCTATTCAAGTCTTTTGATGCATAAAGATGCCCAAAGTTTTCGCAAAATGTATCGCGTCCCAGCTCTGCTAAGCCTGAAGCATCGCTAACTGAAGCCTCGCGAATAATTACCTGAGTGCTCATTTTATAACCGTGACGCGTGGGCTTGGGTTGTAGATTACACGGGTATAAGCAATCAAATCATGCACTGCAGATTTGTCGGCGCGTTTAATAATGTAATAGACACACATAAAATGCCAAACAAAGAAAATTGAATAGAAAAACCGTGTTTGGGGGTTAAATTCCTTTGCGTCTATATCCACTACCAGCAAAAGCTGAATGAGAATGAAAACGCTATATGGCAGGTAGCGCACCGTAGATTGTAACAAGCTCAGCGGATTGCCATCAATGCTTATCACCTGAATTTCCATCAGCTTTTTGCCCGGTGTCGCACCAGTTTTGGCGTGGTAATATATGAAATACGCCGATGAAAAAATCAGATTAAATATGGCCACGTAAATGCCATTTTTTTCTAAATCGAACTGAAAAATCATCTGCATTATTAAGCCAACAACAATAATAATCATATTGTCGGCTATATATGCAGCTAATCGTTGAAAAAAACTGGCGGGTTTCACGGGCGATTCACTCGGTTATGGCTTACATGTCCATTCTGGAGGAGGACATTTTTTTTCGCAATCACTATTATCTGCTCTATCCCAACATGCGCCACCACAGGCAGAAATTATTTCTCCCTGTGGTAACGTCACGTAAAAAGTTGGGCCATCAAGCTCAGGCTGGCATGATACAAATAACATCGCCCCGCAAGTAGCTTCGGCTGTGCAGTTGCTACCAAGGTTTTTTGCAATTTCGTCATGCGCATTGGCACGACTCATGGCAAATGCGCTTCCTGCTGCTAAAAAAAACAGACTAGCTACTATACCTACAGTGCACTGCGCTGATTTCACTGTTGCGCCTTTAATAAATCACGAATTTCTGTGAGTAACACTTCTTCTGTGCTGGGTTTTGCTGGCGCAGGGGCTGCCGCTTCTTTTGCCTCTTCTTTGCGTTTTAGGCTGTTAATGCCTTTAACCAACATAAAAATAGCAAATGCAACAATAATAAAATTAAGCGAAACCTGCACCAAAGCGCCATAATTTAATGTAACAGCAGCAGTTTCTCCTACCGCCTCTTTCAGCACTATTACGCGATCGCTAAAATCGACGCCGCCAGTCATTACACCTACTACCGGCATGACGATATCGTTAACGATGGAATTGACAATTTTGCCGAATGCAGCACCAATAATAATGCCGACTGCCATATCTATAACATTGCCTTTTACAGCAAATTCTTTGAATTCAGCCATCATTCCCATAGTCAGGGCTCACCTATCTTAAAGATTTAAAAAAACAGCTGCATAAATGGCATATTCTGTATGGCATTGCAACCAGTTATGGCGCAATACAATACTATATAGCAAACAAATATAGAAAATTGCGTCCGTCTCACCTAAGCTACTGCAATGATATATAGCCTGCCTGAAAAAATAGAGAAATTTGTTGCAGATGTAGTTGCGAATAGCACCCCAAGCCACTCACCTGTTTTTATATTAGACATGGATGGCAATGCATTGCTGGGGTATGAATTTGCGGGAAATACCCCACCCTGCTTTGATAGAGAAAAGCTTGGTGCGCAACGCTCTATTCCCGCAAATGCAAATATTGCACAATTGGTTGAAAGCGGCATGATTGTGCCTAGAATATTTGCACAATATCCGCTGGATGTTCGGTTGCCTAATCAACTTAGGCAATGCATCAATAGCTGTATTTCACAAGGCCGCCTTTACACAATTTGTTTTTTAACCTCGCGTGCAATGGAAGATGCCTTGCAAATTCTTGCCGACTCCGGCATAGACTCGCCTCATTTGGTGACACTTATTGCAGATAGCGGCGCTATTGCGCGTTTTGAAGGCGTGCAAACCAACGTCGCTATGCTCAATGCGCCACAACAAGGGGTTCTCAACAATATTGCAACCCTTCTGCCCGACATAGAAACAGTCATAGATACAACTCTGATTGCCCATGATTTCAATGTGAAATCCCGTCCAGAGGTGTCTGTGGAAAGAAAAAATATCGCCTGTAACTTTCACTATCGTAAAATACTAGAGTTTTACGATTGCAACGCTTCATCATCATTGGCTCAAGATATCGCACAAGCGCTTGCAAGCCAGTGTCAGAAATATTTAGACGCGTCAGCTCCTTCTGATTTTGCTTTGTTGCATGGACCTGCCACGATTGAAATAAAGTTGGTGGGATGCGATAAATCGAATGGCATTGAAGCTTTGGTAAAACAATTGAAAACGAAGGATGTTAAGCCTTCTGCATTAATTTATGCGGGCGATGATGTGTGTTCGCACCATGCAAATGGCGCCGTGTTTCCAGGAACGGATTACTTTGCATTTTTGGCAATTCAGCAATTGAAGCGAACCGCTTTGTTTCCCGTATACACTATACACACCCTGCATCCATTAGGCAGTGATTTGCTAGGTGTATCACCTGACCCTGCTAAAACAATAGCACCATTTGGTATTGCGTATGAGAATTTGGAGCCGGCAACAATAACTCTTGCTACACCACTGGCGCTAGAAGCCATAGTAGTAGACACAGTGACGCGATTAATGCCGGAAAAAGATAATAATGACTGGCAGAGAGAGCGGGATTCGAACCCGCGTTAGTGTTACCACTAAACACGCTTTCCAAGCGTGCGCCTTAAGCCACTCGGCCACCTCTCCACTGGCGCAGTCATCAATGCATCCCGTGATGCCAGAACAATAAGAGCTTGTCAACGCTTATTGGCAGTACAGGAATGATTAATCTTCGTTTTGCTGGCTGTATTGTTTCCACATTTCGCTGAATGCGCCTTTATGATCCAACAGATCTTTTAGCGATCCTTCCTCGATTATGGCACCATCCTCCATGACATAAATCCAGTCGAACTCCTCGAGTAGATGCAAACGGTGAATAGAAGATATTATAGCGGCCTCAGGAAATGCGGAGAATATATTATTATATATTTGCCGTTCGGTGGTGCTGTCTATGCTGCTGGTTGGCTCATCTAGCAGTAAAATACTGCTGCTACGTGCTGCAAAAATGCCCCGTGAAAGCGCAAGTCGTTGTTTTTGTCCACCCGAAAGATTAACACCACGCTCACGAATATCCGTTTCCAACCCTTTTTCTAACTGCTCTACTACAGGTGTAAAACATGCCGTATCTATTGCCCATTGCAGCTCGTCGGGATTATGTTCCATGCCAGTGGTAATATTATACAAAATCGTGTTTTCAAATATTTCCGGATCCTGAGGAATCAATGTAATGAGTTTTTGCAAAATATTGATATCGCGTGATTTTTCTTCGCCATCAACAAACACCTCGGCATTATGCGCTTCAAACATGCCGCGAAGCAGCCCCAGTAATGTACTCTTACCGGATCCACTATGGCCAACCAGAGCAATGCGTTGTCCGCGATTGATATTGATGGCAATGTCGTCAATATGATGAATCTTATGCTCGCGTCCTTCGTAGGAAAAACGCACATTTTTCAACTGCAACTCTTTCCAATCACGAACTTCGTCGATATTAGACCTTTGCGGTAGTGCTTTATGCGCCTCTTGAATATATTGCGCTGAGTTATAATCGGTGCGCCAGCGGATAATCAGCTCAAAGTTTTGCGCTAAGCCAACGGCAATTTCGCTCAGTCGGCGTAAATATTGATACACCATAACCGCAGCACCCACCATGAGTGGGTTGCCATTGCGCACTTCTATCCATATATAGAACAATAATATTGCCACTTCTATGGTTACGCGGCAAATGGTAAGCGAAAACCACTTCCACTCATTAATCACAATCGTGCGGCGAACTACCGGATAGATATTTCCAAGGCGGCGGTTGAGCTCGCTACGTGTGCGGCCGCCAATGCGCAGACTGATAATAGTCGCAATATTGCTTACATAATCAAAAAATGCGGAGGAGTAATTATGCTCCAGCTCATTTTCTTCTTCCAATAAGGGCACAAGCTTTTGATCATAGCGGCGAATAACCAATGTTGTGATCACACCGCTTATCATCGCAAGCAGCGCTACAATGGGTGACACAAACATCAAGGCAATCAACGGGCCAAAAAAGCCGATAATATACATAATGTATAAGAACTGCACCTGACTAAAATCATACAAGCCGCGTGAGGCCTTGTTGATACGGTTGATAGTGTTGCCTGAATGGTTGTTTTGATGCCACTTCATAGGCAACTCTTTAACACGGCGATACATATCGTCTACAAAGTGCTGGCGAATATGAAACGCTATTTTGCGCTCCATCACCCGCGAAGGGCCATGCAGCAACCAATATAAAAAGGTGAATCCAGCATAAAGCGCCATCCAGAAACTAAGCTCATTCATAATTTCTGGTGGGTTGCGCTGTAAGACATCGAATACTTTACCAAGCAGATAGGGCAGGAAAAGCAATGCAATATTCGCTAATATCGACAGCACATAAAACACAACAAATTTTTTGCGATGCCCCACTGCGTGATGCCAGCTTAACGCGACTAAATGAAAGTATGGGTTAGAAATATATTTCATTCTTGTGGAGTACCGTAAAGCTCATCTGCGCGTTTTTTAAAGGCTTCTGCCATGCGTCCGGTGACTGTAGCAAAAAACTTTCCTAAAAGCGAATCCAGAATTTTCGATTTAAATGCAAAGTCTAAAATGAAATCAATTTTAGTTCCGCCTTCTTCCGTTGCTGTGAGATGCCACGTATTTGTCAGGTGGTGAAATGGTCCTTGTGTCATTTCTACATAGATTGAGTGTTCGCCCATTTCGCTATCTGCAGGGCATAGCTTGACTCGTGATGTATAACGCTCACTCATATGTTTATAAGCAATCACCAGCTCTGCTAAGAAAGTGTTATTATCTTCTTTTTCCAAAATTCTTGCCGCACGGCACCATGGCAAAAAATGAGGATAATTTGGCACATCGGCCACAAGATCAAAAATTTGTTGGGGCGTATATGGAGAATATTGTACGTCGTGGTGATGCGTCATATTAGTCTTCTTTGGCAAGCATGGCGTCGCGATTGGCTTTCATTTGCTCGAAATCGCTATCTGCATGATAGCTTGAACGGGTCAACGGGCTTGAAGACACCATTAAAAAGCCTTTGGCCTTTGCTTGTCTAGCATAATAATCAAATTCATCTGGTGTCACAAAACGGTCAACCACATGGTGGCGCGGGGTGGGTTGAAGGTATTGCCCAATTGTAATAAAATCTACTTCAGCGGCGCGCAAATCATCCATAACCTGTAAGACTTCGTCTTTAGTCTCGCCTAGGCCTACCATTAATCCTGATTTAGTAAAAATAGAAGGATCCAGGTCTTTTACTGTTTTAAGCAGATGTAGTGAATTAAAGTAACGCGCACCAGGACGAACAGTTTTATACAAGCGCGGCACAGTTTCGATGTTGTGATTATATACGTCAGGCTTTGCTACCACCACACGCTCAATAGCGTGGGTCTTACGTAAAAAGTCAGGGGTTAAAACTTCAATAGTGGTATTTGGCGCGGTTTCGCGTAGACGGGTAATGCAGCGACCAAAATGTTCTGCTCCACCATCGGGCAAATCATCACGATCAACCGAGGTAATCACCACATGTTTAAGCCCTAGCTCACCCACGGCTTCAGCTAAGTGATCCGGCTCATGCGGGTCGAGAAGATCGGGCTTACCGGTGGCCACATTGCAAAAAGCACAGGCGCGGGTGCATACGCTACCCAAAATCATTACCGTTGCATGTTTTTTGCTCCAACATTCGCCAATATTAGGACAGGCAGCCTCCTCGCATACGGTGTTGAGTTTTTGACGGCGCATGAGGTCTTTAGTTTTATGGTATTCCGCGCTCACTGGTGCCTTCACCCGAATCCAGTCGGGTTTTGGGAGTTTTTTATCTGAACGTTCAGCGATGTTGTGGATGTTATCGGTCATAGTCAACCCAGTAATTTTTTCACATTTGTGCGCGCCTGTGCCTCGCGTTGCTGCCATATGCCAGCATCTACCACTATACACGGTTTGCCAGCAAAATACCTTGCAACAAACGCAGCGCAGGCATCGGCAAATGCATTGCGATCTTCAAGTTCTGGCATGGCGCGCATACCATCATCATTCCACCCCAATGCCGCGTGCGGTCTGCATAGCACAAAGGCATCATAGCCGCCATTGGTCGCATAATCCATGATTTTGGCATCTATTTTTGTGAAATCAAAGACAAGCTTGCCCTCAACATGCGTCATACCAGCATAAAGCGGCCCATGGATAGTGCTGGAGTCAATAAACAACAGCCCCTCGCCCTGCTCTGCTGCTTGTTGTCCTGCCATCACTTCGCACATTTCTTCGCGGTTAAGTGCATAGTCGGCTGGCAGCGCACGCTCGGCAAAATAGCGGCGGGCATATTCTTCGGTGGCTGTGCCGCCAAAATGCCGCGCCAATGTTGCCGCAAGTTCAGTTTTGCCTGAAGCCTCAGGGCCAATGATGGCGATTCGCAAACCCATTACATATGAATGACTTTGCCGTATGCATCCAGCACCGACTCATGCATCATTTCGCTCAGAGTTGGGTGTGGGAATACGGTATGCATCAACTCGGCCTCGGTACTTTCTAATGTGCGCGCTATGGTGTAGCCCTGAATCATCTCGGTCACTTCCGCGCCAATCATGTGTGCGCCCAACAATTGGCCGGTTTTTGCATCAAATACGGTTTTTACCATACCTTCCGGCTCGCCCAATGCAATGGCCTTACCGTTGCCAATAAACTGGAAGCGACCAACTTTTACATCATGGCCTTTGGCTTTGGCGGCTTTTTCAGTCAGGCCAACGCTTGCCACTTGTGGGCGGGTGTAGGTACATCCGGGTACGTTGGTCATGTCCATTGCATGCACGCCTTCCACGCCAGCGATATGTTCAACACATAACACACCTTCATGGCTGGCTTTATGCGCTAGCCATGGCGGCCCTGCAATATCGCCAATGGCATAGACACCCGGCTCGCCGGTTTCGCAGAATTCGTTGATAACCACATGGGTTTTTTCCACTTTCACCTTAGTGCCTTCAAGGCCAAGATTCTCTACATTACCCACAATACCTACCGCAGAAATAACGCGGTCTACGGTAATTTCGCTGGTTTTG from Alphaproteobacteria bacterium encodes:
- a CDS encoding cyclic nucleotide-binding domain-containing protein — encoded protein: MSLRQISAGQIIFREGDESDKAYIIRSGKVEIFRQIKQGSLLLATLGEGEIFGEMGVLSELPRAAYASAATDVTVTEIHRDLFINHMTKQPEEVILVVRALMERLRETNRSVATLMNKQSQFDVAGEGRKTPPITRVIITPMSSFLELRMPKEGISTTSLPYRVGGLPLGVEPNPLDWNNLFVEDADNAIIARNHFAIQRGAEGLYISDRGSRTGTIVNGMSIGKDTSESYQATLNFGDNIVIAGEETSPYRFCITWQ
- a CDS encoding P-II family nitrogen regulator — encoded protein: MKKIEAIIKPFKLDEVKEALQEVGLQGITITETKGFGRQKGHTELYRGAEYVVDFLPKIKLEIIVEEQLVERTVEAIVNAARTGRIGDGKIFISPIEDAIRIRTGERGKDAL
- the glnA gene encoding type I glutamate--ammonia ligase, producing MSDLGKVFEMIKEHDVEFIDFRFTDPKGKCQHTTYFAKKVDENTFEEGVMFDGSSIAGWKSINESDMILMPDPATAFIDPFSAAPTLAIFCDVIEPSTGQGYGRDPRSTAKRAEAYLNYTGIADTAFFGPELEFFVFDDVRFRVEMNGCSYSLDSEEGPYNSNREYAQGNMGHRPGVKGGYFPVAPVDSASDMRGEMLSILEDVGIIPVLHHHEVAPSQHELGTEFSTMISTADNVQKYKYVIHNVAHAYGKTATFMPKPVKGDNGSGMHVHQSLWKDNKPLFAGNGYADLSETCLYYIGGIVKHAKALNAFTNASTNSYKRLIPGFEAPVLLAYSARNRSASIRIPHVASPKGKRIECRFPDATANPYFAFAAMMMAGLDGIENKIHPGDAMDKNLYDLPPEELKDVPTVAASLREALDALSADRDFLKKGDVFTDDQIDAYIALKMEEVYSLEHTPHPVEFKNYYSV
- a CDS encoding GNAT family N-acetyltransferase, whose protein sequence is MSTQVIIREASVSDASGLAELGRDTFCENFGHLYASKDLNSFMDGVYAPELQKQEILAPDCYILVAEHDGKLLGFSKSAPCKLPVASMPPNAYELHRLYVREEAKRLRIGTKLMQKNLGYFAQKNASEVFVGVYSENYAAQKFYAANGFQKIQEYHFMVGNHRDDEWIMQLMQK
- a CDS encoding RDD family protein, whose protein sequence is MIIIVVGLIMQMIFQFDLEKNGIYVAIFNLIFSSAYFIYYHAKTGATPGKKLMEIQVISIDGNPLSLLQSTVRYLPYSVFILIQLLLVVDIDAKEFNPQTRFFYSIFFVWHFMCVYYIIKRADKSAVHDLIAYTRVIYNPSPRVTVIK
- the mscL gene encoding large-conductance mechanosensitive channel protein MscL, yielding MGMMAEFKEFAVKGNVIDMAVGIIIGAAFGKIVNSIVNDIVMPVVGVMTGGVDFSDRVIVLKEAVGETAAVTLNYGALVQVSLNFIIVAFAIFMLVKGINSLKRKEEAKEAAAPAPAKPSTEEVLLTEIRDLLKAQQ
- a CDS encoding ABC transporter ATP-binding protein/permease, which produces MKYISNPYFHLVALSWHHAVGHRKKFVVFYVLSILANIALLFLPYLLGKVFDVLQRNPPEIMNELSFWMALYAGFTFLYWLLHGPSRVMERKIAFHIRQHFVDDMYRRVKELPMKWHQNNHSGNTINRINKASRGLYDFSQVQFLYIMYIIGFFGPLIALMFVSPIVALLAMISGVITTLVIRRYDQKLVPLLEEENELEHNYSSAFFDYVSNIATIISLRIGGRTRSELNRRLGNIYPVVRRTIVINEWKWFSLTICRVTIEVAILLFYIWIEVRNGNPLMVGAAVMVYQYLRRLSEIAVGLAQNFELIIRWRTDYNSAQYIQEAHKALPQRSNIDEVRDWKELQLKNVRFSYEGREHKIHHIDDIAININRGQRIALVGHSGSGKSTLLGLLRGMFEAHNAEVFVDGEEKSRDINILQKLITLIPQDPEIFENTILYNITTGMEHNPDELQWAIDTACFTPVVEQLEKGLETDIRERGVNLSGGQKQRLALSRGIFAARSSSILLLDEPTSSIDSTTERQIYNNIFSAFPEAAIISSIHRLHLLEEFDWIYVMEDGAIIEEGSLKDLLDHKGAFSEMWKQYSQQNED
- a CDS encoding type II toxin-antitoxin system RatA family toxin encodes the protein MTHHHDVQYSPYTPQQIFDLVADVPNYPHFLPWCRAARILEKEDNNTFLAELVIAYKHMSERYTSRVKLCPADSEMGEHSIYVEMTQGPFHHLTNTWHLTATEEGGTKIDFILDFAFKSKILDSLLGKFFATVTGRMAEAFKKRADELYGTPQE
- the lipA gene encoding lipoyl synthase — encoded protein: MTDNIHNIAERSDKKLPKPDWIRVKAPVSAEYHKTKDLMRRQKLNTVCEEAACPNIGECWSKKHATVMILGSVCTRACAFCNVATGKPDLLDPHEPDHLAEAVGELGLKHVVITSVDRDDLPDGGAEHFGRCITRLRETAPNTTIEVLTPDFLRKTHAIERVVVAKPDVYNHNIETVPRLYKTVRPGARYFNSLHLLKTVKDLDPSIFTKSGLMVGLGETKDEVLQVMDDLRAAEVDFITIGQYLQPTPRHHVVDRFVTPDEFDYYARQAKAKGFLMVSSSPLTRSSYHADSDFEQMKANRDAMLAKED
- a CDS encoding AAA family ATPase is translated as MRIAIIGPEASGKTELAATLARHFGGTATEEYARRYFAERALPADYALNREEMCEVMAGQQAAEQGEGLLFIDSSTIHGPLYAGMTHVEGKLVFDFTKIDAKIMDYATNGGYDAFVLCRPHAALGWNDDGMRAMPELEDRNAFADACAAFVARYFAGKPCIVVDAGIWQQREAQARTNVKKLLG